A genomic stretch from Arachis stenosperma cultivar V10309 chromosome 3, arast.V10309.gnm1.PFL2, whole genome shotgun sequence includes:
- the LOC130966450 gene encoding vacuolar protein sorting-associated protein 32 homolog 2-like, translated as MLEGAKAATETVDALRVGAATMKAMQSNDAHCQIIELQYYSAATLMMLTRPWMRSMSRLRTLEAELEELEGAQLEEQLLQPATTAPVAPVHVPAGRQPNRPVPAKPTAELAALQAEMAL; from the exons ATGTTAGAAGGTGCCAAGGCAGCCACAGAAACAGTTGATGCATTGAGAGTTGGAGCAGCTACTATGAAGGCTATGCAAAGCAAC GATGCTCATTGTCAAATTATTGAATTGCAATATTATTCTGCAGCAACATTGATGATGTTGACAAGACCATGGATGAGATCAATGAGCAGACTGAGAACATTGGAAGCAGAACTTGAAGAGCTAGAAGGTGCTCAGTTGGAAGAACAACTTCTTCAGCCTGCAACTACAGCTCCCGTAGCTCCTGTGCATGTGCCAGCTGGGCGGCAACCTAATCGCCCTGTTCCTGCAAAGCCTACTGCTGAATTGGCAGCTTTGCAGGCAGAGATGGCTCTTTGA